A part of Melittangium boletus DSM 14713 genomic DNA contains:
- a CDS encoding DUF2019 domain-containing protein translates to MDEFKKLVESFAHHTQAQTQEIWSGDAKTGNKHATKVLAAFDQLRSYGDAGRDALAELLTHPSMDVRTSAATFLLRYRTAEAKAVLQEAAKGKGLIPFEAFEALKRWEEGTWSLDLAEDAVRQSEASRSALPIKRSRSRMERAAPVRRRLSKRAKVGK, encoded by the coding sequence GTGGATGAGTTCAAAAAGCTAGTCGAGTCGTTCGCCCATCATACGCAGGCGCAAACTCAAGAGATTTGGAGTGGCGACGCGAAGACCGGAAACAAGCATGCGACGAAGGTGCTCGCCGCATTTGACCAGTTGCGGTCTTATGGGGACGCCGGTCGCGATGCACTCGCGGAACTTCTCACGCATCCGAGCATGGATGTTCGCACATCCGCGGCGACGTTCCTCCTGAGATATCGCACGGCTGAAGCCAAGGCGGTATTGCAAGAGGCCGCGAAGGGGAAGGGGCTGATTCCTTTCGAGGCGTTTGAGGCTTTGAAACGGTGGGAAGAGGGCACATGGTCCCTGGACCTAGCCGAAGATGCGGTGAGACAGTCAGAAGCGTCCCGCTCGGCACTACCCATCAAGCGCAGCCGATCCCGCATGGAACGCGCCGCTCCTGTCAGACGGAGGCTGAGCAAGCGAGCCAAGGTCGGCAAGTGA
- a CDS encoding DUF2381 family protein: MYALFPAAVALVLFTGLHAPAQPRSLDCAASPHRLELSPESPAEVKPVCINPDQPTTFLFDSPLVPESAEIQGRERFTDVAMGTRSVTLLPSKDLQPGERFTMVVRFADGAAPANASFSLVGHPAFGARKVEVFRHKRTVEEYQREIQEEREKSRQFAKELEQLRMQNGPGGLTGLIASGLMKLDSKENGVVTRTLDIATKTPRETIHAEKGISYRSSTTREHEGREVVRIAVAMVLRNPDPQPWSSAGAALERKGQEPRPARVFWQASPIAPDSGTGLFVVEWELTAGEAQGAFTVKAWDESGHRLILLNGVTFP; this comes from the coding sequence ATGTACGCCCTGTTCCCAGCCGCCGTGGCGTTGGTGCTCTTCACGGGGCTCCACGCACCCGCCCAGCCACGCTCCCTGGACTGCGCGGCGTCACCGCATCGCCTTGAATTGTCGCCGGAGTCTCCGGCGGAAGTGAAGCCGGTGTGTATCAACCCGGACCAGCCCACCACCTTCCTCTTCGACTCGCCGCTCGTGCCAGAGTCGGCGGAAATACAAGGCCGGGAACGTTTCACCGACGTGGCCATGGGAACGCGGAGCGTCACCCTCCTGCCTTCAAAAGATCTCCAGCCTGGAGAACGTTTCACGATGGTCGTGCGCTTCGCGGACGGCGCGGCTCCGGCCAACGCCTCATTCTCCCTGGTCGGGCATCCCGCGTTCGGAGCACGGAAGGTGGAGGTATTTCGCCACAAGCGCACCGTGGAGGAATACCAGCGGGAAATTCAGGAGGAGCGCGAGAAGTCCCGGCAGTTCGCGAAGGAGTTGGAGCAGCTTCGCATGCAGAATGGACCCGGTGGCCTGACCGGACTGATCGCCAGCGGGCTGATGAAGTTGGACAGTAAAGAGAATGGCGTCGTTACCAGGACCCTGGACATAGCAACCAAAACTCCTCGCGAGACGATCCACGCGGAGAAAGGCATCAGCTATCGCTCCAGCACCACACGGGAACACGAGGGCCGCGAGGTGGTGCGCATCGCCGTGGCGATGGTCTTGCGAAATCCGGATCCACAGCCGTGGTCGAGCGCGGGCGCGGCACTGGAGAGAAAGGGACAGGAGCCCAGACCCGCGCGAGTCTTCTGGCAGGCATCGCCCATCGCGCCGGATTCAGGGACGGGCCTGTTCGTGGTGGAGTGGGAACTGACCGCTGGGGAGGCTCAAGGAGCATTCACCGTGAAAGCCTGGGATGAAAGCGGCCACCGGCTCATCCTCCTGAACGGCGTGACCTTTCCCTGA
- a CDS encoding serine/threonine protein kinase — MHESDTLELPPGTHVSGTVVEARVKAGGFGTVYRARDPLTGTLFALKFISLRQSEARARRECAIAMPWRHANLGRQLGFGLWPLTLPRFLWLKSLYIEGPELGVWAHRDNPDARGVVLKGMGVTRALAVMHSHGVVHRDVKEANILVRDRDGEAVLVDFGAARREGQNTLTEGVLPPGTADYRAPEAWRFFLEKALQPGAHYRPGPADDLYALGVVLYRLLTNRSPFEVEADEPESLQAVLHQVPLPPHILNPRVPEPLSRVCLKLLEKRPEDRYPSALALYEALNGLLAGADDSWRVPLRDKASVSEETRRPRWRQALPRAGVAMAVAVGLLYGGWRLATWDEPSPTQRWRSGQEVASPGAPPEIERASAPPQVANTPAAVAPTVTQSKDDAVTKPQAPGAPGNTKKKVLAPAARWCLGAAAAAQAACTGTPVRPTPADVSKSTPSLPECPEGGFESMNALELLPLTSWTHLVGFTPLGEPPDRVFVREGATTVELRDPWGKLERRSTFQGHLVFGQNRVYGRFTEARTPSGATFKICVELTFDGDLGAKSKETKDTANIFSVQDVVSVYRERY; from the coding sequence ATGCACGAGAGCGACACGCTGGAGCTGCCTCCTGGCACGCACGTCAGCGGCACGGTGGTGGAGGCACGGGTGAAGGCCGGGGGCTTTGGCACCGTCTACCGCGCGAGGGATCCGCTCACCGGCACCTTGTTCGCCCTCAAATTCATTTCCCTGCGCCAATCGGAGGCGCGCGCCCGGCGCGAGTGCGCCATCGCCATGCCCTGGCGCCATGCCAACCTCGGGCGCCAGCTGGGCTTCGGCCTCTGGCCCCTCACCCTGCCTCGCTTCCTGTGGCTCAAGTCGCTCTACATCGAAGGCCCCGAGCTCGGGGTCTGGGCGCATCGGGACAACCCCGACGCCCGGGGCGTGGTGCTCAAGGGGATGGGCGTGACGCGCGCGCTGGCCGTGATGCACTCCCACGGCGTCGTCCACCGGGACGTGAAGGAGGCCAACATCCTCGTGCGCGACCGGGACGGAGAAGCCGTCCTCGTGGACTTCGGAGCCGCCCGCCGCGAGGGACAGAACACCCTCACCGAGGGCGTGCTCCCTCCCGGCACGGCCGACTACCGCGCTCCCGAGGCGTGGCGGTTCTTCCTGGAGAAGGCGCTCCAACCCGGGGCCCACTACCGTCCCGGCCCGGCGGACGACCTGTACGCGCTGGGCGTGGTGCTCTACCGGCTGCTCACGAATCGCTCTCCCTTCGAGGTGGAAGCGGACGAGCCCGAGTCGCTTCAAGCCGTCCTCCACCAGGTGCCCCTACCACCGCACATCCTCAACCCCCGCGTGCCCGAGCCCCTGAGCCGCGTCTGCCTGAAACTCCTGGAGAAGCGGCCCGAGGATCGCTACCCGAGCGCCCTCGCGTTGTACGAGGCGCTGAACGGGCTGTTGGCCGGAGCGGATGACTCCTGGCGGGTGCCGCTGCGAGACAAAGCCTCCGTCTCGGAGGAGACGCGACGGCCCCGGTGGCGCCAGGCACTCCCGCGCGCGGGGGTGGCGATGGCCGTGGCCGTGGGCCTTCTCTACGGAGGATGGAGGCTCGCCACGTGGGACGAGCCCTCCCCTACCCAGAGATGGAGGTCTGGCCAGGAAGTGGCGTCCCCGGGAGCACCACCGGAGATTGAAAGGGCCTCGGCTCCGCCCCAGGTGGCGAACACCCCCGCGGCCGTCGCCCCCACGGTGACGCAATCCAAGGACGATGCCGTGACGAAACCACAGGCCCCCGGCGCCCCGGGAAACACGAAGAAGAAGGTCCTCGCTCCCGCCGCCCGATGGTGTCTGGGGGCAGCCGCCGCCGCCCAGGCCGCGTGCACGGGTACGCCCGTTCGCCCCACCCCCGCCGACGTCTCCAAGTCCACGCCCAGCCTCCCGGAGTGCCCGGAAGGAGGCTTCGAGAGCATGAATGCACTTGAATTGCTTCCCCTGACCAGTTGGACACACCTCGTCGGATTCACTCCCCTGGGTGAGCCTCCGGACAGAGTTTTCGTCCGCGAAGGAGCCACCACGGTGGAGTTGCGCGATCCGTGGGGAAAACTGGAACGGCGAAGCACGTTCCAGGGTCATCTCGTCTTCGGGCAGAACCGCGTCTACGGACGCTTCACCGAGGCCCGGACCCCCAGCGGGGCCACCTTCAAGATCTGCGTGGAGCTCACCTTCGACGGCGATCTCGGTGCCAAATCGAAGGAAACCAAGGACACGGCGAACATCTTTTCCGTCCAGGACGTGGTCTCGGTGTACCGCGAGCGGTATTAG
- a CDS encoding M48 family metallopeptidase produces the protein MRSALSLPGFLRVYALPALWIFALPLFGWWFAGHATDRFDRDVLTSIEGQISRNAKLGEEERQEALEFFRAVPASVACLDPAEELSGFRNSLGEACSDVRQFDWMRLLSLASVLVGIVSAVLALLCALAAFVSRPLQYGGFVVGWNVLRVTGALQALAQGALAVWLSYWMTAVWFERYYPKLIVIVGVLAAFALFQVVKAIFRRPAMDFEVEAEVLEEAHAPELWAHVRRICERMGTQPPDHILAGIDTNFFVTESEVRVGERTLTGRTLYVSLSLLRLLERSEADAVLAHEMGHLLGGDTGHGKRLAPMLARFAQYLQALREGILTLPIFHFMLAYRGLFELSLGRSRRASELAADRLAAGITSGRDIARSLVKVGAYSSFRERVESRLFEGNEQHQDVAIAQRVALGFAEYAGSEAVHGDLHGSVTPHPFDSHPPLAARLENVGEVLEPDDVVRVLLAPTSASWVSAILEAEAIEARLWGAYEARFAEAHDLVLAYRYVPSTEEERRHVEKHFPPLSFEGKKAGLEVRLDFAQVSCTEWEEPVSLAQVKSASTEERMFKKYLDLQLKDAGLFKGKRSICLSKLQDGDGMLRAFGQYFGRHKTMEEHQASVREAA, from the coding sequence ATGCGCTCCGCCCTGTCCCTTCCTGGCTTCCTGCGCGTCTACGCGCTGCCCGCCCTCTGGATCTTCGCCCTCCCCCTATTTGGCTGGTGGTTCGCCGGTCACGCCACGGATCGGTTCGACCGGGACGTGCTCACCAGCATCGAGGGGCAGATCTCCCGGAACGCCAAGCTCGGTGAGGAGGAGCGGCAGGAGGCGTTGGAGTTCTTCCGCGCCGTTCCGGCCTCGGTGGCCTGCCTCGACCCGGCGGAGGAGTTGTCGGGGTTCCGCAACAGTCTCGGCGAGGCGTGCTCGGACGTGCGGCAGTTCGACTGGATGCGCCTGTTGTCGCTCGCCTCGGTGCTGGTGGGGATTGTCTCCGCGGTGCTCGCCTTGCTGTGCGCCCTGGCGGCGTTCGTCTCGCGGCCCTTGCAGTACGGCGGCTTCGTGGTGGGCTGGAACGTGCTCCGGGTCACCGGGGCGCTCCAGGCGCTCGCCCAGGGAGCGCTGGCCGTGTGGCTGTCCTACTGGATGACCGCGGTGTGGTTCGAGCGCTACTACCCGAAGCTCATCGTCATCGTCGGTGTGTTGGCGGCGTTCGCCCTGTTCCAGGTGGTGAAGGCCATCTTCCGCCGCCCGGCCATGGACTTCGAGGTGGAGGCGGAGGTGCTCGAGGAGGCGCACGCGCCGGAGCTCTGGGCCCACGTGCGCCGGATCTGCGAGCGCATGGGGACGCAGCCTCCGGACCACATCCTCGCGGGCATCGACACCAACTTCTTCGTCACCGAGAGCGAGGTGCGCGTCGGAGAGCGGACGCTCACGGGCCGGACGCTCTATGTGAGCCTGTCCTTGCTGCGCCTGCTCGAGCGCTCCGAGGCGGACGCGGTGCTCGCGCACGAGATGGGGCACCTGCTCGGTGGGGACACGGGCCACGGCAAGCGGCTCGCGCCGATGCTCGCGCGCTTCGCGCAGTACCTCCAGGCGTTGCGCGAGGGGATTCTCACGCTGCCCATCTTCCACTTCATGTTGGCGTACCGGGGGCTGTTCGAGCTGTCGCTCGGGCGCAGCCGGAGAGCGAGCGAGCTCGCCGCGGACCGGCTCGCGGCGGGGATCACCTCGGGGCGGGACATCGCCCGTTCACTCGTGAAGGTGGGCGCGTACTCGAGCTTCCGGGAGCGGGTGGAGTCCAGGCTCTTCGAGGGCAACGAGCAGCACCAGGACGTGGCCATCGCGCAGCGGGTCGCGCTCGGCTTCGCGGAGTACGCGGGCTCCGAGGCCGTTCATGGGGATCTGCACGGCTCGGTGACGCCGCACCCCTTCGACTCCCACCCTCCGCTGGCCGCGCGTCTGGAGAACGTGGGAGAGGTGCTCGAGCCGGACGACGTGGTGCGGGTGTTGCTGGCGCCCACCAGCGCCTCCTGGGTGAGCGCCATCCTGGAGGCGGAGGCCATCGAGGCGCGGCTCTGGGGCGCGTACGAGGCGCGCTTCGCGGAGGCGCATGACCTGGTGCTCGCCTACCGGTATGTGCCGTCCACCGAGGAGGAGCGGCGGCACGTGGAGAAGCATTTCCCGCCCCTGTCCTTCGAGGGCAAGAAGGCCGGGCTGGAGGTGCGTCTGGATTTCGCGCAGGTGAGCTGCACGGAGTGGGAGGAGCCCGTGTCGCTCGCGCAGGTGAAGTCCGCCAGCACGGAGGAGCGGATGTTCAAGAAGTACCTGGACCTGCAGCTCAAGGACGCGGGCTTGTTCAAGGGCAAGCGCTCCATCTGCCTGAGCAAGTTGCAGGATGGGGATGGGATGCTCCGAGCGTTCGGTCAGTACTTCGGCCGTCACAAGACGATGGAGGAGCACCAGGCGAGTGTGCGGGAAGCGGCGTGA
- a CDS encoding peptidoglycan recognition protein family protein produces MQIRNTAAPAATARTAAAAVTAPPAGLEFGNRSPQVKQLQDALVKLGYMTKEQVATGPGVFGNKTKAAVTKFQGDHKLPTTGYYGDLTHAALKKALAAGGKPPVEGPSKPGPSKPGTFTKPPVINAPSPNSNSRGGMDIDTIVLHHTGSNNGAGDLAWMRNPQSQVSAHYMLDRDGKIYQLVGDEKRAWHAGKGELHGVPTDVNGRSIGIEIVNDGSGKTAFTDAQYKSLTQLVGYLKQEYKVPANNIVGHKDVAVPKGRKSDPAANFDWKRLRAGI; encoded by the coding sequence ATGCAAATCCGCAATACCGCCGCTCCCGCCGCCACCGCCCGCACCGCGGCCGCCGCCGTGACCGCTCCGCCCGCGGGCCTGGAGTTTGGCAACCGGAGCCCCCAGGTGAAGCAGTTGCAGGACGCGCTCGTGAAGCTCGGCTACATGACGAAGGAGCAGGTGGCCACGGGCCCCGGCGTCTTCGGCAACAAGACGAAGGCCGCGGTGACGAAGTTCCAGGGGGACCACAAGCTGCCCACCACCGGCTACTACGGGGACCTGACCCACGCGGCGCTCAAGAAGGCCCTCGCCGCGGGCGGCAAGCCCCCCGTGGAAGGCCCGAGCAAGCCCGGCCCGAGCAAGCCCGGCACCTTCACCAAGCCGCCCGTCATCAACGCGCCCTCGCCCAACTCCAACTCGCGCGGTGGCATGGACATCGACACCATCGTCCTGCACCACACCGGCTCCAACAATGGCGCGGGGGACCTCGCCTGGATGCGCAACCCCCAGAGCCAGGTGTCCGCCCACTACATGCTGGACCGCGACGGGAAGATCTACCAGCTGGTGGGGGATGAAAAGCGCGCCTGGCACGCGGGCAAGGGCGAGTTGCACGGGGTACCCACCGACGTCAACGGCCGCTCCATCGGCATCGAGATCGTCAACGACGGCTCGGGCAAGACGGCCTTCACCGACGCCCAGTACAAGTCGCTCACCCAGCTCGTGGGCTACCTCAAGCAGGAGTACAAGGTCCCCGCCAACAACATCGTCGGGCACAAGGACGTGGCCGTGCCCAAGGGCCGCAAGAGCGACCCCGCCGCCAACTTCGACTGGAAGCGGCTGCGCGCGGGCATCTGA
- a CDS encoding glucose 1-dehydrogenase translates to MKAVAVFPKGHEVKVIDVPEPRLEAPGQVRVRTLEVGVCGTDKEIVQGLHGRPPQGEDHLIVGHECLGEVVEVGAGVKDVKVGDLVVPRVRRPCSEASCAPCRQGHADFCVTGQYTERGIQGAHGFCAEFFVEDARYLHVLPRELRQVGVLTETLTIAEKALRQVALLRQRVPWKRDAPERAVVLGAGPVGLLGAMALVRAGYETTVYSHSRKPNKKAELAESWGVPYLSSEELEVKALVEQRGRADVVYEAAGAAGAAFTLVSGLAPNGVFVFTGVPESEKEKVDQGALMKQLVLNNQVLLGTVNAAAEDFEAAVRDLSLFRGTWPGGLEAIITARHPPEDYAEVVTGDKSSAVKDVIVFSRG, encoded by the coding sequence ATGAAGGCGGTGGCGGTGTTTCCCAAGGGGCACGAGGTGAAGGTGATCGACGTGCCGGAGCCGCGTCTGGAAGCGCCCGGCCAGGTGCGGGTGCGCACCCTGGAGGTGGGCGTGTGCGGCACGGACAAGGAGATCGTCCAGGGGCTGCATGGCCGTCCACCCCAGGGGGAGGATCACCTCATCGTCGGGCACGAGTGCCTGGGCGAGGTGGTGGAGGTGGGCGCCGGGGTGAAGGACGTGAAGGTCGGAGACCTGGTGGTGCCCCGGGTCCGCCGGCCGTGTTCCGAGGCGTCCTGCGCGCCGTGCCGCCAGGGCCACGCGGACTTCTGCGTGACGGGCCAGTACACCGAGCGCGGCATCCAGGGCGCGCACGGCTTCTGCGCGGAGTTCTTCGTGGAGGACGCGCGCTACCTGCACGTGCTGCCGCGCGAGCTGCGCCAGGTGGGGGTGCTCACCGAGACGCTCACCATCGCCGAGAAGGCGCTGCGTCAGGTGGCGCTCCTGCGCCAGCGCGTGCCCTGGAAGCGCGACGCGCCCGAGCGGGCGGTGGTGCTGGGAGCGGGGCCGGTGGGTCTGCTCGGGGCCATGGCGCTCGTGCGCGCGGGCTACGAGACGACCGTGTACTCGCACTCCCGCAAGCCCAACAAGAAGGCGGAGCTGGCCGAGTCATGGGGCGTGCCGTACCTGTCCTCCGAGGAACTCGAGGTGAAGGCGCTGGTGGAGCAGCGCGGCCGGGCGGACGTGGTGTACGAGGCGGCGGGCGCGGCGGGCGCCGCGTTCACGCTCGTGTCCGGGCTCGCGCCCAACGGCGTCTTCGTCTTCACCGGCGTGCCCGAGAGCGAGAAGGAGAAGGTGGATCAGGGCGCGCTGATGAAGCAGCTGGTGCTCAACAACCAGGTGCTGTTGGGCACGGTGAACGCCGCGGCGGAGGACTTCGAGGCGGCGGTGAGGGACTTGAGCCTCTTTCGCGGCACCTGGCCCGGAGGGTTGGAGGCCATCATCACCGCGCGTCATCCTCCCGAGGACTACGCCGAAGTGGTGACAGGCGACAAAAGCAGCGCCGTCAAGGACGTCATCGTCTTTTCCCGGGGATAG
- a CDS encoding cyclase family protein, whose translation MDGAWLDISVPFGEEPAQGGEGSAAGFSENAQARADWLKRAAWMGTYVTAPPSLELDLEDTERLPLSATVGKARVLLLDDVDCIRADSLAEYEPRAGERLLLRTRNSSREWWKRPHGEDFVMLSDAAAQLLVERQVVCVGVDYVSRAGFHAEGLAVHQRLRDAGVWLIEGLDLSEVKVGVHELVCLPLRVKAEWGSPARALVRSMRDAS comes from the coding sequence ATGGACGGAGCCTGGCTGGACATCTCGGTGCCATTTGGCGAGGAGCCCGCTCAAGGAGGAGAAGGCTCGGCGGCGGGCTTTTCCGAGAACGCCCAGGCGCGGGCCGACTGGCTCAAGCGCGCGGCGTGGATGGGCACCTATGTGACGGCGCCCCCGAGTCTGGAGTTGGACCTGGAGGACACCGAGCGTCTGCCCTTGAGCGCCACGGTGGGCAAGGCGCGGGTGCTCCTGCTCGATGACGTGGACTGCATCCGCGCGGACTCGCTGGCCGAATACGAGCCCCGCGCGGGCGAGCGGCTGCTCCTGCGCACGCGCAATTCCTCGCGCGAGTGGTGGAAGCGGCCGCACGGTGAGGACTTCGTGATGTTGTCGGACGCGGCGGCGCAGCTCCTGGTGGAGCGCCAGGTGGTGTGCGTGGGCGTGGACTATGTCTCGCGCGCGGGTTTCCACGCGGAGGGCCTGGCGGTGCACCAGCGCCTGCGCGATGCCGGAGTGTGGCTCATCGAGGGATTGGACTTGAGCGAGGTGAAGGTGGGCGTGCACGAGCTGGTGTGCCTGCCACTGCGAGTGAAGGCCGAGTGGGGCTCGCCCGCGCGAGCGCTCGTGCGCTCGATGCGTGACGCCTCCTGA
- a CDS encoding glycoside hydrolase family 15 protein, with protein MNSEKTARSPAIEDHGVIGDLRTVALVATNGMIDWLCFPNFDSPSIFAALLDPEKGGHFCVCPELQDGQKSAVHKQFYWPDTNVLVTRFYSSDGVGELIDFMPVVGTDGHEPVRKLVRYIRVVRGKMRFTMDCLPAFNYARDKHTAKLVSGGASFVSDTLSLMLSTQAPLETDGQRVTSRFMLEEGQSVVLSLSEGAPEMCAERVLGQEDSDHLFRATVDYWRHWLSRCTYKGRWREVVQRSALALKLMTFAPSGAIVASPTCSLPETPGGSRNWDYRFVWIRDAAFTVYGLLRIGFSEEAGAFMRWLEQRISKLGPNEPLPLMFALDGGLVPKEEELQHLSGYQGASPVRIGNGAAHSHLQLDIYGELMDAVYLYNKHGAPISYDFWSHLRRLMNWLCDNWRQKDESIWEVRGGRQNFVYSKMMCWVALDRAIRLADKRSFPADRARWHHERDAIFEEIMDKGWSHERGAFTQSYESKALDAANLIMPLVFFLSPVDPRMLSMLDAIRKPPTEGGLASDGLVFRYDPETTQDGMMGEEGTFNLCTFWLVEAMTRASVSRPDLLDEARLVFERMLGYANHLGLYAEQIGFEGESLGNFPQAFTHLSLISAAYNLNRSLGEED; from the coding sequence ATGAATTCGGAAAAGACAGCGCGCTCACCGGCCATCGAGGACCACGGCGTCATCGGCGACCTGCGCACGGTCGCCCTGGTGGCGACCAACGGGATGATCGACTGGCTGTGCTTTCCGAACTTCGACAGTCCGAGCATCTTCGCCGCGCTGTTGGACCCCGAGAAGGGAGGCCACTTTTGTGTCTGTCCGGAACTCCAGGACGGCCAGAAGTCGGCGGTGCACAAGCAGTTCTACTGGCCCGACACCAACGTGCTGGTGACGCGCTTCTACAGTTCGGATGGTGTGGGCGAGCTCATCGACTTCATGCCCGTGGTGGGGACGGATGGCCACGAGCCGGTGCGCAAGCTCGTGCGTTACATCCGCGTGGTGCGCGGCAAGATGCGCTTCACCATGGATTGTCTGCCCGCCTTCAACTACGCGCGCGACAAGCACACGGCGAAGCTGGTGTCCGGCGGCGCTTCCTTCGTGTCCGACACCTTGAGCCTGATGCTCTCCACCCAGGCCCCTCTGGAGACGGATGGGCAGCGCGTCACCTCGCGCTTCATGCTGGAGGAGGGCCAGTCCGTGGTGCTCAGCCTGAGCGAGGGCGCGCCGGAAATGTGCGCCGAGCGCGTCCTGGGCCAGGAAGACTCCGATCATCTCTTCCGCGCCACGGTGGACTACTGGCGCCACTGGCTGAGCCGCTGCACGTACAAGGGCCGCTGGCGCGAGGTGGTGCAGCGCTCGGCGCTCGCGCTCAAGCTGATGACGTTCGCGCCCTCGGGCGCCATCGTGGCCTCGCCCACGTGCAGCCTGCCGGAAACCCCCGGGGGCAGCCGCAACTGGGATTACCGCTTCGTGTGGATCCGCGACGCGGCCTTCACCGTGTATGGGCTTTTGCGCATTGGTTTCTCCGAGGAGGCGGGGGCCTTCATGCGCTGGCTCGAGCAGCGCATCTCCAAGCTCGGGCCCAACGAGCCGCTTCCCCTCATGTTCGCGCTGGATGGCGGCCTCGTGCCCAAGGAGGAGGAACTCCAGCACCTGTCGGGCTACCAGGGGGCGAGCCCGGTGCGCATCGGCAATGGCGCGGCGCACTCGCACCTGCAATTGGACATCTACGGCGAGCTGATGGACGCGGTGTACCTGTACAACAAGCACGGGGCGCCCATCTCGTATGACTTCTGGAGCCACTTGCGCCGGTTGATGAACTGGCTGTGTGACAACTGGCGGCAGAAGGACGAGAGCATCTGGGAGGTGCGGGGCGGCCGGCAGAACTTCGTCTACTCGAAGATGATGTGCTGGGTGGCCCTGGATCGGGCCATCCGGCTGGCGGACAAGCGCAGCTTCCCGGCGGACCGCGCCCGGTGGCACCACGAGCGCGACGCCATCTTCGAGGAGATCATGGACAAGGGCTGGAGCCACGAGCGCGGCGCCTTCACGCAGTCCTATGAGTCCAAGGCGCTCGACGCGGCCAACCTCATCATGCCGCTCGTCTTCTTCCTGTCGCCGGTGGATCCCCGGATGCTCTCGATGCTGGACGCCATCCGCAAGCCGCCCACGGAAGGGGGCCTCGCGTCGGACGGGCTCGTGTTCCGCTATGATCCGGAGACCACCCAGGACGGGATGATGGGCGAGGAGGGCACCTTCAACCTGTGCACCTTCTGGCTCGTGGAGGCCATGACGCGCGCGAGCGTGAGCCGGCCGGATCTGCTCGACGAGGCGCGGCTCGTGTTCGAGCGGATGCTCGGCTACGCCAACCACCTGGGCCTGTACGCCGAGCAGATTGGCTTCGAGGGCGAGTCCCTGGGCAATTTTCCCCAGGCCTTCACGCACCTGTCGCTCATCAGCGCGGCGTACAACCTCAACCGCTCCCTGGGCGAGGAGGACTGA
- a CDS encoding TIGR04222 domain-containing membrane protein: protein MNPLDWTGPEFLGFYALFLVAAFLVAWAWKHALNQPAEPPAPFELDLDPYQVAMLEGPDAAVRGAVVALVHGGSLRFEDDALRVAAPLPRGAMELERAVYRSVEEQSGTLSELREDVEGELRRLEDSLRGRGFLRDSEQDARYKSYPWLFFLVALGLGVMKVMVGLSRDRPVGYLVGLLFVAFVLGLSLRLFHSRRTRRGERALALLRQRHETLLHSASAEGSAGAMRPRELALAAGLFGVGVLSIVHFPLLRDYLMPVSPSSGGGPGGGDNSSWGSDSSSSDSSSCGGGDSGGGGGCGGCGGGGGD from the coding sequence ATGAATCCGCTGGACTGGACGGGGCCGGAGTTCCTCGGCTTCTACGCATTGTTCCTCGTGGCCGCTTTCCTCGTCGCATGGGCGTGGAAGCATGCCCTCAACCAGCCGGCGGAGCCCCCCGCGCCTTTCGAGCTGGATCTGGATCCCTACCAGGTGGCCATGCTGGAGGGGCCAGACGCAGCGGTGCGCGGCGCGGTGGTGGCGCTCGTGCACGGAGGCTCCCTGCGCTTCGAGGACGACGCGCTGCGCGTGGCCGCGCCCCTGCCCCGTGGGGCGATGGAGTTGGAGCGCGCCGTGTACCGCTCCGTGGAAGAGCAGTCGGGCACCCTGAGCGAGCTGCGCGAGGACGTGGAAGGCGAGCTGCGGCGCCTGGAGGATTCCCTGAGGGGGCGGGGCTTCCTGCGCGATTCCGAGCAGGACGCGCGCTACAAGAGCTACCCCTGGCTGTTCTTCCTGGTGGCGCTCGGCCTGGGAGTGATGAAGGTGATGGTGGGGCTGTCTCGAGACAGGCCGGTGGGCTATCTCGTGGGATTGCTCTTCGTCGCCTTCGTGCTGGGCCTGAGCCTGCGCTTGTTCCACAGTCGGCGCACGCGCCGGGGCGAGCGGGCACTGGCCTTGCTGCGGCAGCGGCACGAGACCCTGCTCCACAGCGCCTCCGCCGAGGGTTCCGCCGGGGCGATGCGTCCAAGGGAGCTGGCGCTCGCCGCGGGCCTCTTCGGAGTGGGGGTGCTCTCCATCGTGCACTTTCCCCTCCTGCGCGACTACCTGATGCCCGTGAGTCCTTCGTCGGGGGGTGGCCCCGGTGGCGGGGACAACAGTAGTTGGGGCAGTGACTCCTCGAGCAGCGACTCGAGCAGCTGCGGCGGGGGCGACAGCGGGGGGGGTGGCGGCTGCGGGGGCTGTGGCGGAGGCGGTGGGGATTGA